From a single Mobula birostris isolate sMobBir1 chromosome 13, sMobBir1.hap1, whole genome shotgun sequence genomic region:
- the LOC140208478 gene encoding uncharacterized protein, translating into MAHQPVHTGEWPFTCLDCGKGFTQPSHLMVHQRVHTGERPFTCSDCGKGFTQSSHLIVHQRVHTAEWPFTCSDCGKGFTRSSELNIHQRVHTGERPFTCSDCGKGFTQSSHLKVHQRVHTGDRPFTCSVCGKGFTSSSTVKVHQRVHTGERPFTCSECGKGFTQLGHLQAHWSVHTGERPFTCSDCGKGFTQLSTLMTHREVHTRKRPFTCSVCGKGFTLSNQLLRHQFVHTGQWPFTCSDCGKGFTQSSELKVHQRVHTGERPFTCSECGKGFTRSSHLQTHQSFHTGERPFTCSDCGKGFTQSSELQRHQRVHTGERPFTCSVCGKGFTQSSHLQRHQQVHTR; encoded by the coding sequence atggctcaccagccagttcacaccggggaatggccgttcacctgcttggactgtgggaagggattcactcagccATCTCATCTgatggtacatcagcgagttcacactggggagaggccgtttacctgctcagactgtgggaagggattcactcagtcatctcatctgatcgtacatcagcgagttcacactgcggaatggccgttcacctgctcagactgtgggaagggattcactcggtcatctgaactgaacatacatcagagagttcatactggagagaggccgttcacctgctcagactgtgggaagggattcactcagtcatcacatctgaaagtacatcagcgagttcacactggggacaggccgttcacctgctcagtgtgtgggaagggattcacttcatcatctacagtgaaggtacatcagcgagttcacactggagagaggccgttcacctgttcagaatgtgggaaaggattcactcagttaggccacctacaagcacactggtcagttcacactggagagaggccgttcacctgctcagactgcgggaagggattcactcagttatccaccCTGATGACCCACCGGGAAGTTCACACCAGGAagaggccatttacctgctcagtctgtgggaagggattcactttgtcaaatcagttactgagacaccagttcGTTCACACTGGacagtggccattcacctgctcagactgtgggaagggattcactcagtcatctgaactgaaggtacatcagcgagttcacactggggagaggccgttcacctgctcagagtgtgggaaaggattcactcgctCATCCCACCTACAAACACATCAGTCATTTCACacaggggagcggccgttcacctgctcagactgtgggaaaggattcactcagtcatcagagctacagagacatcagcgagttcacactggggaaagaccgttcacctgctcagtgtgtgggaaaggattcactcagtcatcccacctacagagacaccagcaagttcacactaggtag